AAAAATGCTAACGCCTTGgggaaagatataatattatcgGCTAAAGCGATCGAGACCAAGGACCGAGCCGAGTTCGCTCCGAGAAACGAGATCATCCGATCCGAACAAGTGGAAGTAACAAAGATCAATGAggcaaaaagaaaatttcaaacggaAGAATTGAATAGCTCGAATCCAATGGAGACAGGAGTAGTTTCCAGCGCAAAGATCCAAGTGGCGCAGAAGCTGCTCTCGCTCCCGAAGGTCGAGAAGATTATATATTTACCGATTTCTAAGCCGGAAGCGCCGGTGATGAAGTGTCAGTCGCAGCCGTCGGCTCCGTACTCTTCGCGGCCGCCAGATGATTCCCGGAAGCCGCCGTTGCATCCGCAGTGGCTGGAGAAAATAGGCGCTACTGGGAAGTCTTCGTTGAATAGTCGCAAAAAAGATCATCCAATAGAGTATCGTGAACAAAGTCAGCCTCCAGACATTGCTCGACAAACATCATCTATCGAACGATCGTCTTGGAGAACGGAGGAAGGACCTGAAGTTAGAGAAGAAACGTATACGCAACCGGAAACGGTTAAGCCGGTGGAGGAAACGCTTTACGCGGAGGCTCAGCCAGAAACGAAGACAACGGAGCCTAGAGAATCCGATTACCAACCAATGAATAAATCAATATCATCAGACCAATCGAATAGTCCTCAGATTCCGAAGCTAGCCGAGAGGAAGATGTCCAAAGAAGAATCGAAAAACTTGGCCCATTCATGGAAGCACGAGAGTGTCGATGACCAGGTTCGTTTCCAAAAGAAGATTGATAAAACCAGTCTGCGCAGCGTTTACGAGTCCATGGGGATTCCGTCCAGAGAGACTCCGCCGCTGAAGATCGTTAGTCCGAGTCTAGACCAAGCGAAGACGTCTCCGTGCGCTGCTACGCGCGCCAGGCTACAACAAAATGGCGGCTCCCAGCGGCAGCAAGTCGGTTCCTTCGGTTTCGACGGATCCTCGATGGCGGGTAACGGCGGGGGATCGAGGAAGCCTCCGGGCTCTTATCCTCCGTTCCCCAGCCGGCGATCGTCGTCGAACAGCTCTTTGCTGGTCAAGCCTGCTCGCGTTTTGAGGAAGTCTAAAGCTGTGAACGCGAAAACATCTTCGAAGAATATTTCGACCGGCGGGGAAAGATCAACGCCCAAGAGGCGCGACGAGGATGACGGGGACATGATCGAGGGGAAGTCGGTGTGCACGAAGCCGCGGGAGAACAAGTGTTCGCGGGATCAGCATCGTCCGAAGCAGAAACCGTGCAAGCGTTACTGCTGTCCCGCGTTGCAGGTGTCGTCCGACTGCGACTGGGACAAGTTCCAGTGTCCCAAGCAGAAGGGTCAGCAGGATTGCAACCGGGCGCACGAGAGGAAGCGTCAGAAGCCGAAGAGGGATCCTACGTGTCTGCCAGAGGAGACCGAAGCTGACGCCAGCCGGGAGGTGTGCACCAGCCCAAGGAAGTCCACCGGCAGGAGGGATAAGTGCGACAGGGAAAGGTAACGAACGCTTAACTTCTTGAATTTTATGTACCAGGTCCTAGGAATATTGTAGTCTTAGTGATTTAGTTGTTGATTTCTAAGAGAATTACGAAACCTATGCGAGTTCTCGGTTTTTAGCTCTTTGCGGACGATTGTCGACATTTTAACGAgacgaaattttcgtatttcaaAGACTGAATCGCAAATAAACgattgaattactcaaacagcaagaaatcggcGCGTAGTTTCTGCTTTCTCTATTGTTTAAGGTTACTGCTGaaagtttcgtatatttcaaagaatcttcgtccgcaatgGGTTAAAGATGAAGAATTAACCTCATCGTTTGACTCTCTTAACGATATGATATTATCATCTATAACGAAACCGTTTTGCTTCCAAACTTTTCGTTACGCGATAGGTGAAGTATTCAGTGtcagaaattaacacgttgactgccacggtgttcaccgatgaccggagattccaaattacttgaaaacaattacaatttgtCAAACAACCGACGTCGAACCACAATGTTCGATagcgtaaataaatagataataatgtaacctaATAATTGCAGTGCCAAGAAAGAAGTAATCGTTCCTTTATATCTTTGCTACAGAAGAATAAGAggtacataaaactctgaagtttttcgtggcagtcgacgtgttaaaaggatcattaaccctttgcggacggacgtcgacattttggccagatgaaatgttcatatttggaatactaagttgcaaacgaacgaTATCATTACTGggatagcaagagatcagtgtatagtttccttttttctattgtttaagcatttgatgtataatttagcatcATATGTTAccagctttgtgtactttaaaaagtcttcgcaaagggttaaacttacACTAACTGTACAGTCATCAGGCGTAAAAGGCAGGTAGCTTttaagaaaaacaattttcgtGTAATGAAACTCAGGGAAGACAGAAGCTGCGACAGACAGGCCAGTCAGAGGCGGGAACGGCAAAGCTGCAAACGCGAGCAGCGCAGCTGCGAGCGAAAGGACAGGTCCTGCGAGAGGCAGGAAAGACGACAACGCTGCGACCGGGAGCAGGGCGGCCGGGAGATCTGCACTAAACCGCGCAGTCGGGAATCGTGCGATCGTCGAAGGGACTCTTGCGATCGCGATCGCAGATCGACGAAGTGCAACGGGAGGCGGAATTACACGCAGTTGGCGTACACGAGGCAACCGAGCGGGCGCAAGAACATCAATCGATTCTTCTCGATGTCCTCTCTCGGCCTCCCCTTCGTCGGCGCGGCGAACAACAAGTGCAAGCACTCTCTCTTCTGCAACCCGTCGATGAGCAGATTCTACGGGAAGAAGGGATCCCCGTGCGACAAGCCGCCGTCTTGCGAGTCCGCGAAGAAGAAGTGCGAGAAACCGCCAGCCAAATGTCTGAACCAGAGGACGGAGAACAAGTGCAGAGCCAGGGAGGAGACGCTCTGCGGGAAACCGGAAAGGAAAGCGAGTCCTTGCGGCTCGAGCGACAAGGCGACCGACATGTGCGCTAGGAAGAGGGAAGACATTTGTAAAAGTAATTTCGGAATTCGATACCGTGGGTCTTGAGCTTAGAGTTTTTGTTGCTAGAATTATTTAACGCTGCTAGAAAAGTGCAGAGGCACAAACGCGAAATGGAAGTTGTGAAAACAAGGATGCGAGAAGCTCCGAGATAAAATCGCGTATTTTCGCGAGATAacgtatatttaacactaaactcgCCGGATAGACAGAAATAATCTATTCCTGGTTTCGGTTGTTACATTCACGGAAAAGGAAGAGATATCGTATTtcagaaatgattgaagaagCTGATTCAGTGATACGTAAACCGAAATATAAGTCAAtttaaatctcaataaacgcacgcttatAGATTCCATAAACAAATGTTAAAGGGTCAGTTTAAGTACTCGCCGGTTCTAGCGTTGATCCGAGAATTCcgtgaaactaaataaacttcGACGCTGCCCGCGTCACGGGCGTTGAGGAGCCAAGAATATACAATCGCGTAAAGATACGCGATCTAGATGCCAGAGTAAATGTTAAAATTACATTGCCGGAGTTACTGTCCCCGTCACCGCGGAGAGGGTTACGTACGACCAATAAACGTTAGTGTCGGCATTCTAGGCGTAAATAGTTCTCGCTAAGCGTCCCCGTAAATCCGCGGCTGTCCCGTCTTCATTTCCGATTCTACGGCCCGCAGGCAGGAAAGCGGCGACATCGTCGGAGGAGGCCGAGACCGCGAAGGAACGGGCGGAAAGGGAGCGGAAAGAGATTGAGCGGTGCAAGAAAGACATCACAGGCAAAGACAAGAACAAGAAAAAAGGGGGGAAGAGTGTGACCGGTTTAGAGCGTGTCGTCAGCCCCTGCAAACAGAAGGGCGGGTTGGGGTCGTCGGGCAGTTGCGGGCAAGCCGCGTGCTCCGCTGTCAATTGTCTGCCCGGCGTCGATTCCTCTTTGTTCGTCAACCGGGACAACAATTTCACGATCACCAACAGCCTGCCGGATCGGCCGTACTCCACCGCGAGTCTCGGTCTGATCGATCACGACGAGAAGGCCTTGTCCGATGTTCACCGGAACGACTATTGGAACCTGGATGATAACGTTTTAGCGGATGCCGGCCATCTTCAGGGCTTCCTTCGACAGTCGGAGGACGCGACAACCGATAGCTCGTATGGCAACTGGTTCCTATCGTGGCTTCATGGCTGAGAAGGGGAACGACGCGTGGTACGTATTTTCGGAGGGACGTTTTCctggaatttttaattgttattttgtGTACACGTGGTTTTCGGTTGCGTGCCCTTTAGACTTGAGGAATATAAGTATTAACCGTTTGGacgctaaacaacttttgtggatatttaccagaaatgcggaagtgattgggtgtgtatgcaaaaaaattaataagagtacttatctaatgagatcacaaatattgtgttgttacaaaaaaatatcagaaaataacatttattcaaataaatttactttgatttatttcttgaagaatatagtaagacaattattattgatgatgaacagaagcgcctccgcgctctccgcgatgttggcacaacacaagaagagcgcaaggactcaaacggttaagcgaAGTTGGATGAAGCAATTCTTATGCCTACAACAATTTCCCTCGGGTCTCATTGAAATCGGTCGATTTCGTTTTCCAAAGGTTCAGTTACAACAACATACCTGGCGATACTGTCTTGATCCTCTACACTCTTAAAGTCGTCTAGTGTGAACCGTCAATCTGACCGAAATGATCAATATTATTCAGGATCGGTTAAGAACAAGAAGCAAACCGCTTTAGACAATCCTAAACAAATTGGATCGTAGTTTATTGAACCGACGGGGGCAGCGGCGAACGGCGGGGATGTCTTTGCACAATGAACGAGGCAGGACAGGGGCGTGCACGTGAATGGAGGGGTAGCAGGAGGTGCAATTATGGGTTTATTCAGGTCTCGCCACGGGATACCCGGGGTGCCGTCACCATGGAATTTTTCGTGGGGTATGAATACCTGGCGCCTCTCCTCGGCCCTTTTTACGTGGTTGCACACACGCGTACACGGTGCACGCTgccgaaagagaaagaaacaagCGGCTGGAGAGAAATGCGCGGGctagagggagagaaagaaaggcaGGGAACGGGACGAGGGGAGTACGGCAGAGGAGGAGAAGCGTGAGGACGTCTCCGCGGGGATCCCCGTGCTCTGCCACTTATGGGAACGTGATACGGAGCTTTTCGTCGGATGCTCTCTTGCGTTTTCGCATTGTTGCGCAACCAACGTCGTCCTTCCTTCACGTCCCAGCCGCGTTCTCCTTTCCCgttgttcccttttttttcccctcctctTTTTTCCTATATTTCTCCTTCTCCAGTTTACCTCGTGTCTACGCGCCCCTCGACAAAGGGAATCGATGTCAATGGCGATGCTTTGTGGCCCGGTTCTCTTCCGGCTCGTCTCCCGCGGGACATCGGAAATGCGCGTCCGTGCACGTGGAAATGTACAAGGGAATCATCATCTTCGATTCTTCTCTCTTGTTCTTGATTTTCTTTCGAGAACACCGAAATAGGGAGAGCGTCTCGGACACGGTGTTTCTTCGATCATTTTGTTGGAAAGCGGATCATGGTGTCGGCGTTGACGTGGATATCATTCTTAAGGAGATGATGATTCGTGTGTCTACACACAGTCGGACACTTTTGAGCCGAGTTGTCATTCGGAAGATCGAACGGTTGATTTCACGGTTGCTCGGGGAGACGGGAGGGGGCTCGAGGAAGGTCCCTGGAGATCTAGACGTCACATTACGATGTCAACGACTTCTTCCTGAACCACAAACCGCTTCGCCCGTGTGTCCGGGATGAATGGCGACGCCACGGGTGGCACCCCGTCGGCGAGAACCGCACACAGTCCACTGGAAACGTGTCAATTTTGTCAGGATCGTTCGGGCTTGAATGAAAGTGTCGTTCCATCGACACGTTGGAAACCTACCATTCGATTCGTCCGCGAGATCTACCCGTTTAATTTACGACATTAACATTTTGTATTGCTCGCGCGAGTATTCACATTTTTTGGAGAATAATTAATGGACAGGGATTTATGTGATAAccgcagaaatataaaaatacatataatcaAGGTaagtataaatcaataaaaataattcg
Above is a genomic segment from Nomia melanderi isolate GNS246 chromosome 8, iyNomMela1, whole genome shotgun sequence containing:
- the LOC116427356 gene encoding uncharacterized protein LOC116427356, which codes for MNGLKAFVLQDLPIVSSKGLHRSTKLPSCNLHCATSSRRFWNLFEFSNKTEVPHDSKRCEPSKDIVPTERIACETEDVWTNPPSVPTIGAITSMTMNSRLYGYKLDPRVTPINMSEMNPLKNDDFMSLLDGNPVPKTMKWKLKGYKTLRRRRTDDFAFVPGAKYDYDVDILSSSNCNAMGDVQTSPKTAKNANALGKDIILSAKAIETKDRAEFAPRNEIIRSEQVEVTKINEAKRKFQTEELNSSNPMETGVVSSAKIQVAQKLLSLPKVEKIIYLPISKPEAPVMKCQSQPSAPYSSRPPDDSRKPPLHPQWLEKIGATGKSSLNSRKKDHPIEYREQSQPPDIARQTSSIERSSWRTEEGPEVREETYTQPETVKPVEETLYAEAQPETKTTEPRESDYQPMNKSISSDQSNSPQIPKLAERKMSKEESKNLAHSWKHESVDDQVRFQKKIDKTSLRSVYESMGIPSRETPPLKIVSPSLDQAKTSPCAATRARLQQNGGSQRQQVGSFGFDGSSMAGNGGGSRKPPGSYPPFPSRRSSSNSSLLVKPARVLRKSKAVNAKTSSKNISTGGERSTPKRRDEDDGDMIEGKSVCTKPRENKCSRDQHRPKQKPCKRYCCPALQVSSDCDWDKFQCPKQKGQQDCNRAHERKRQKPKRDPTCLPEETEADASREVCTSPRKSTGRRDKCDREREDRSCDRQASQRRERQSCKREQRSCERKDRSCERQERRQRCDREQGGREICTKPRSRESCDRRRDSCDRDRRSTKCNGRRNYTQLAYTRQPSGRKNINRFFSMSSLGLPFVGAANNKCKHSLFCNPSMSRFYGKKGSPCDKPPSCESAKKKCEKPPAKCLNQRTENKCRAREETLCGKPERKASPCGSSDKATDMCARKREDICKSRKAATSSEEAETAKERAERERKEIERCKKDITGKDKNKKKGGKSVTGLERVVSPCKQKGGLGSSGSCGQAACSAVNCLPGVDSSLFVNRDNNFTITNSLPDRPYSTASLGLIDHDEKALSDVHRNDYWNLDDNVLADAGHLQGFLRQSEDATTDSSYGNWFLSWLHG